ATTATGATTGATTTGTCAAAGAGCCCTCCTTTAAAAATAAAATCATCATCTAAAACATCGCGATATTAAGTTGTACATGTAGCACATAGATGGCCTTGAAAAAATAAACACAATAATTCGTGTTTATTTTTCTTTATGTTGTACATATTACACATAGAATATATCAGGATTTAGTATTTCTGTCAACCCTATTTTTCATGAATCTGTAGTTTTAAATCGTGGTTTGCGACATAAATTTCGCTCAAACCCACAAACGACTTCTTTTCAGTGTAATATTCACGCCTGATTTTATAAAGAATACTCTCTTCTGCCAAAATCATAGCTTGGCGAATTTTCTCTTCGCCCATCTCGATTCTCAATGCAAGTTGTTTATAAATTGCAGGGCTGTCCATCACAAGATCCATTTCACCAATCCATTTTTCAGCATTAATACTTTCCAGACACATATGAGCATTGTACAAAATATAATCCACTTTATACAATACTGGAAAGGCTCCCGCCCTATAAATACGATGGCACTCAATATATTTTTTATGGTAGAATCTCGGGTCCCTTACTTCTTTATTATCTGGTCCTTTTTTAAATATTACCAGATTAGAATCTGTAACTGGCTCTTTTAAATTGCTAAATTCATTAAATTTAAGAATAAAGCGTTTTTCTTCAATAGAACTTACAAAAACACCAACGCGTTTTTTGCTGTAGATATAGCCTTCTTTTTTCAAAATATCCAGACTTTTTCGAATCGTAGAATCGCTGGCATTATATTCACTGCATAGCTCAAGTACTGAAGGCAGACGCTGCTCAGGCTTAAAAATATTTTCTTCAATTTTTTCACGGATATCACTTGCAATAAGCTCATAGGCTGTAAAATGATTGTTCACTGTCAAACCGATACCCCTCTAATTTCACTTTCATTCCATTTTATATAAATTTTATTCCATCCCAGTGGAATTTTATCCCGGTCACAAATGATAATGTCCAAAACCATTAAAGGTTCTGGAGCTTCCATCTGCATAACGCTACATAAAAAATCATCCGCCATCATTGAAGACAGGTATATCTCCTCTGTCATTTCATATTGAGAAATTTTATTTTTCAAGATATCTCTCAAACTATTGTAATTCAGATTTTCTTCCTTCAGAGGTATCCCCAGAAAATACGGGATATTTTTAACATCAAAAGCCACAATCTGATCGCCTCTTTTTAGCTGGGACTGAATTCGCAAAACCTTATCTGTCGGTGCCACCTGCAAATTATAAACAAGGTAGACATCCGGCGAAAGAATGGTGGCTTCATATAACTCTGACTTATCAAATCCCTTGCAAATAACATCTTCAAGTCTAAAGTTAACCTCATAATTATCCTTGTTTAAAACATGTACAAAGGTCCCTTTGCCTGGCACTGTATATAAATAACCGTCCTCCACAAGCTCCATAATCGCTCTCCGGACGGTT
The DNA window shown above is from Eubacterium limosum and carries:
- a CDS encoding GntR family transcriptional regulator, producing the protein MNNHFTAYELIASDIREKIEENIFKPEQRLPSVLELCSEYNASDSTIRKSLDILKKEGYIYSKKRVGVFVSSIEEKRFILKFNEFSNLKEPVTDSNLVIFKKGPDNKEVRDPRFYHKKYIECHRIYRAGAFPVLYKVDYILYNAHMCLESINAEKWIGEMDLVMDSPAIYKQLALRIEMGEEKIRQAMILAEESILYKIRREYYTEKKSFVGLSEIYVANHDLKLQIHEK
- a CDS encoding GntR family transcriptional regulator; its protein translation is MGEYTKYTEIIENIKQKIQSNIYKSNELLPSEKELCTEYSVSRRTVRRAIMELVEDGYLYTVPGKGTFVHVLNKDNYEVNFRLEDVICKGFDKSELYEATILSPDVYLVYNLQVAPTDKVLRIQSQLKRGDQIVAFDVKNIPYFLGIPLKEENLNYNSLRDILKNKISQYEMTEEIYLSSMMADDFLCSVMQMEAPEPLMVLDIIICDRDKIPLGWNKIYIKWNESEIRGVSV